The genomic DNA GAAATAATAATTAAATCCGGCTGCAGCAGACCTATCTGTTCAAACAATGTTTGTTGTTCCAGCAGATTATAGAAACCGGCTCCGTTGATTCCACAGGAGTGATAAAGCAATCCCGGCTGTTCATTTTCCAGGAAAATTCCATACAAATTAGAGGGTTCACCGGAGAGGGTAATTTTCATTTCGGGAACTCTCTTCTTCCAGGAAATGCTGCTGCAATAATAATTTCCTTTTTTGAAAGCAGTTTCTTCAGTAATATCTTCCGTGGCATCCATTTTTATTTTCATTCCCGGCAGCGAGGTAAGCAGGGATAATTTATTAAAACTATTATCGCCTCTAAAGAAATTGTTGGTAGCTATATTGAAGCAAATTCCGTCAGAGGTCTTTATTGTGAAGCCGCTTAGTCCCCGTTCTGAATTTATGCGGCTGCAAGAACCGTTGGCAGTTATTTTATAATCATCGGGTTGATTAGTTCCTGCCAATCGCAAGGGAAAAACCAATCCCCTGCCTGAATTTCCGAAGTATTTTTGCAGCGCTGTTCTGGCAGTTCCGGGAAAATATCCCGATTGGATATGCGAATCGCCTATCTGGTAAATAGTTACATTTTGTCTTAATCCGCTACGCAGTTCCAGTAACTTCTCAAAGATTGGCTTCAGAGCTTTTTTATCACCCCTAAATTGATTTTTATCCAGATGCAGAAACTTGAACTGTTTCAAGTATTCATTGCTTTCCAGAAGCAGGTAATAGCTCTGAATGAATTCTTCCAAAGTATCCATATCTGAAGGATATTCCTCTTCACTTAAAAATTCTCTCGCGTTTTCTTCGGCACTGTTTTCTTCCGCACTGTTTATACTGAACAGGAAGATTGTAATCAGCACCAAGATACAGAGGGATATAAAGTTGCGGTAATTCACCCGTTTCCTTTAAGATATGCAATAAGCATTGCAGCTATATGATCTGCCCCGGCACGGGT from Candidatus Cloacimonas sp. includes the following:
- a CDS encoding GDSL-type esterase/lipase family protein, with product MNYRNFISLCILVLITIFLFSINSAEENSAEENAREFLSEEEYPSDMDTLEEFIQSYYLLLESNEYLKQFKFLHLDKNQFRGDKKALKPIFEKLLELRSGLRQNVTIYQIGDSHIQSGYFPGTARTALQKYFGNSGRGLVFPLRLAGTNQPDDYKITANGSCSRINSERGLSGFTIKTSDGICFNIATNNFFRGDNSFNKLSLLTSLPGMKIKMDATEDITEETAFKKGNYYCSSISWKKRVPEMKITLSGEPSNLYGIFLENEQPGLLYHSCGINGAGFYNLLEQQTLFEQIGLLQPDLIIISLGTNDAQGSFRNEVFTQNLHNFMNKLRQFNPDTPVLFTLPPDSNKRRKHNNDLDKVEKIIIDYAQENQCAWWNLSEVTGGNGSVQKLRSQQMSAADLLHYTPKGYMLQGYLFYQAFIQSYKSFSEQTSG